The DNA region TTCCTTCGATAATGAGAGTAATAACAAATAGAAATCGTTCATCGTGAAATTTAGCTTCTCGAGattgaaatcattcttcttttgcaaCTCTGTCCATTTACATACATGAGCATTATTATCTTGCAATAATTGAATTACATTATCTAAGATAGGATGTTAGTATAAGAATATGAGAAGTAGGGGAAGAAGAGGTATGTGTTGGTTTACACACCGAATTTCAATGTGCTGAGTTtctcattgaaaatagaatGCATTTCATTGACCCTCTCATCTATTAGgtttatcaattttgtcGACTTTTCACGCACTTGAATACTTTCAATCTCTAATTTGGAAGCCCATTCCAAGATTTGCTTGTCCGCTTCGTTAATGCagatatcatcatcttcactTCCACTTGACCCGGGATTCTCTCTTACTGGAGAACTGACATCTGTAGAAATGTCTTCATCTGAATGCATCCTGTATGTAGCTCTGTCGTGTATTTCACTTTTATTGACATACACggttttttttctctaatcaattttatatatcttgatatttcaataacttGAATCAAGCACACAAACCACCGAGAGATATAGAGTCGCAAAAGGGGGGGTTGATGTCGCCGTTGTTGAAGGAGTATCTGAATAAGAAAGTCGTTATAGTGACCACAGAGGGTCAATGTGTGATTGGGACGCTGGAAGGATTCGATAAGAGTACGAATTTGTTGCTTTCGAGTGTATACGAGAGATTTGCCAAGCCAGAGGATATAACATCACAGGTGCAGATACTTCGAGGCAGTGAAGTTGTCTTGTGTGGACTATATGATGACAAAGCAGATCTTTTTGGTGGCACTGGCGGGAATGTGCCGTCTTTGAAAGATACAAAGAATAAGGTTAAAGATGAGCATCTTATATGGTTCAAAGTAGGAAGAAGTAAGTGACTTATTCCAACATCGTTTGCACTTCTTTCTTACTATATACTATGTACACATtctataataataaaggtttaatgtaatttttctcttctccAAGAGCAATATTGGATGGTATACCCAGTTTatacattttcattgaaactTCCATTAGGTAGTCTATCGATTCGTTGTATATCTTGgtcttttcaattgtgGGACCCCATACGAAAAGACCATGTCTTCTAACTATTACTGCACATGCATCAGGGTATTCTTCCATGGTTTCCACAAGATCATCATACAATTGATGTTCgaaatctttattttcaataattggtatcttcaaagtttcactaaatttcaaattcttgttGAATTGTAAATCCACAGGCAATGCCTTAATTTGTTcgatatttgaaatttcaaagacttTATCGTAAAGTAACGAAATTAGAATAGCATTGATAGAGTGCGTGTGAATGACAGCTTTGATCTTTGCAGTCTTATCGTAGCAGGCTTTGAATAACGGCGTACAATCACTAGGCTTTAACCCCGCTGGAATGTGAGTAAATTCGTCATTTTCCATTACACAGATCTCGTTTGGTCTCATTAATTCCTTTTGGACACCGGATGGCGTAATGTAGATTTTGTCGTCATCTTTAATAGAGAGTCCACCTGCAGATCCGCAACACCAGTTCTTCTCGTAAAATTGCTTGGATAATGCACATATCTGCGAAGCCACAGCGTTGAAATCAGTCTCACTCATTGTTCGATGGGCTCACTGATACCAACAGCATCCTCCAtactaaatttttttttcgatgTATTCTATATTTTTGGCATCTAATAGAAAAGAAGGTACCAAGCCAGCTGgataattgaaattcaatggCTGAGAACTTCACAATGTGGTAATATAACCAAGGTTAGATGTCTAATAAGTCTGTAAAGAGTAATGCTATCTTATTTGATGGATCTAGGAAATTGGACTTTGACGAACCCTAGGGtttggaaattttcaactgTATTTGTATGCAAGCGACATTCAAACCCTAAGTTGTATCCGGGCACTTCTAGATTGAACCCTATATGTCGGgtaatgatttttttagGCGTTTCGAGTTTTCCcgtctttttttttgtgtgtaaataaataaaagaaacattAACGATGTTAAATATTTGTATTAGAGGAACGCATCGAATTCAGCAATTGGGGTTTTGTGTGATCTAATTCTCGAGAAAACTTGCTTTACCTTTAATACTCCTCATCTCTATTGAAGAACAAGAGAAATCCTATTTTGCTAACTAAACTGGAGAATGAGCGGTAGTAATAACGATAATGATGTGGATTTCGATAAATTACCCTTAGATGAGAGATTATCCCACAAGAGCTGGAAGGGTAGATTAAATGGGTATCAGGAACTGAGTAAATCTTTTAGTCTAGATGAATCAATGGCTAAAGAGAAGGAGATCAAACGATTTTGGAATGATccaacaattttcaataaattcattacAGATTCTAATGTTGTGGCCCAGGAACAAGCTGTGGTGGCATTAGAGTCACTGATTGAACTGTTCAAACCCCTAACGGTGCATGTTGACAACAAGTCttcaaatcatttgaataattggATTCCTCTATTGATTGAAAAGGGCCTTGGTTCCTCAAGACCAACCACAAAGACTAAGAGTTTAAACTGTATTTTACTTCTTTGCTCTTTGGATAATACGATTGATAATACCATCGATCTAATTTTGCCATTCttggagaagaagatacCAAAATTACTTTCATCAGTATTAAATTGTCTATCAACAATAATTAAATCgtttgatatttcaaattgtttaaataataatttcttACAAAAGATTTTACTTCCATTACCAAGATTAGCAGGTCATGCTGATAAAAATGTTAGATCAGAGACAATGAATTTAATcttacaaatttttataaagACCGGTAAAGACAAAAATATGTTGAGCGATTTACTATTAGTAGATTTAAAACCTATTCAACAACGTGATTTGgataaattattcaataaagagattgaaaatCCTACTTCTGTCGAGAATAACTCAATTCCATTTGAATCTAAGAGAAGACAAGCCATAGCTTTAcaaatggaaaatgaaCTAAACCAATTACCTGTGGATAAAGATGGCGACACTTTAATGGACATGAATAATGAACCTGAACCACGACCAAGTATTGATCCATTCACTTTACTGCCTGAAGAGAcgattttgaatcaattaccagaagattttgaaaatagaatTAAATCAGTCAAATGGAAAGATAGAGTCGATGctttagaagaattttataataattGTTTGGCTAAAGTTAAGAGAATATCAACTAAAGATAATTATAATCATTTACTGAGATTATATTccaatattattgaaaaagatgcaAATTTACAGGCTGTATTAATATCTTCacaatcaattgaaataattttggaGAAATTAGGTCCACAAAATGTTCCTAAGGACTATATtttaacaattttcaaagcattattatttagaatcaaagagaaaaaacCAAATGTAATAGAATCTTTAAGACaaactttattattatgCTGTAAAATTCATAATCCTTTAATTATTGAAAACGAAGATTTATTGGACgatattcttgaaaatatgaaaCACAAGATACCACAAGTAAGATCTGAATCAACCCTTTTATTCAATAgtattttacaaaataattcGATACCAAATAAGCAGATATTGATTAAAAGAGTCAATGTGGCAGattccaaagaaaatttgataacCATTGTAACGAAGATTGTTAATGATACACAGCAATCAATTAGAACGTTAGGATTCTATTGTTTTGCCATATTAATTAAGATATTGGgttataaatatttcagtGATTCATTAGGTAAGATTGATCAtcaaaaaaggaaaaagattgaagatttaataaatggtgatgaaataaagataaaggataataataataataataataataataataataataataatggtattTTATCGAATAACCCTCAAGTGACCAAGATAATACCTTCAAAACGTATTGCAAGTTCACCactaagaaaaatgaatggTATTCCTACTAATAATCATCGTCAATTGACATCCAGTGATAAGAtcttaaataatttgaatgaaaatgtgGTGTCAGCTAGGGATGGTAAAAGATTTTTAAAGTTACCTAAACCTGAATTGGAgagcaaaaaaattgcatcTAATAATGGCGGCgataatactaataataatgagaATTTAATTTTGCGTCAAGAGTATGAACTAATTAAAGCtgaaaatgacaaattacaaaagcaattaattgaattaaataatgaaaatgaagagataaaattgaataataataaattgaatgataaaGTAATTTCGTTTGAGgagaagataaaaaaacTTGATTTAAATGTGAATCTTTTAAgagatgaaattaataataaagatttgaatttaaagaataatagctttgaaattagtaaattgaatgataagattaaattattagagaatgaaaatgagaaattattgaaaagagtgaataataatgaagatgttgTAAATGTAGGAGGAGTTTATTctagtgatgatgatttacaaagaaaagttaAATCATTAAAGATAAATGCTAATTCAAGTCCCAGTGCGAGCCCGATGCTATCGAGTACAACTGGTATACTAAGTGATAGTAACAACGATGATAACGAAGAGAGTTGGAAGCGTGCAGCGGAGGTGACGAAGATTCTGAAAGCTCGAATTGAGAAGATGAGATCGAGAAACGGTAAGTAATTTGTAATTaattacaaatatatatatattttttttcttttagaaaaaggattatttatttatgtTTTGTTTGCGCAGTTCGGAGTCAAAAGCACGGTGAGCGACTGCACAAATCAATAAACATGTGTATACAAAGAGACAAACATTACGACAAATAAAAGCAACTGTATAGTAAGTAGGATTAAACATGTATAGATGGCACTCGAAACGTGAGTTCAATCTGTGAACAGTTTAATTTTTCGGGTATATCTGGTGAGATCGAGAGAGGATCTATATAAATTACCCGCACACCTTTGCGCCGCACGATCCTTGGAGATAACTCTCGTAGAACTCGCCATTGACCTTTCAGCGGCTAGCAACGATCATTTTccctttctttttctgtttttcTGGATCTCCCGCCAGTGATAGTTCTCGTTGGCCCCTCCCCTCGCCCCCCACACATCCCACTGTGCACCAACGATCTTACCACCGGCACACGTCGTCGTCGCCCATCGGGAATTGTCTCACTAAGATTTTTCAGCAATCTGTTTTTTTCCCGACAGAGTAAACAAGCTTCACCCAGGCACCagtcaaaatatttctttttatagCTTCTCGTTTTGAGTGGGAGCGCGTCTGAAGCCCGTGGTGCAAGAGTTTTCCTGTGGGGGGGGTGGGTAGGGaaacatcttttttttttctgacGACAGCAGCCGTACAAAAGCCTCTGGGCGTGTTTTCCGTTGACTGAGtgaattttgtttttcccTTTAAACGCATATTTCCACTACTTGCATATTTTATTTGCTTATCATCGCATTTTatgcaaatttttcaaagcgACGGCGCATGGCGTGTCAAAATCGTATCAACCAACCCTACGAAGAATAACCGCTAAGTGCTCTCTGGTATTCCCATTCCCAATCCCATTCCCACTCGCTGTCTCTCTACATGAAatgaatattcaaaataacTTTatgtgaaaatttttttcactttattCGTTTTGGAAAATCAACTCATCGCccaattttattcaattattcaaatcaaaatcaaatctcTTTACAGTAGATCAACTCCTAAGATTTCAACTGCAATATCTTCTTTACCACTGAGCAAAATTCTacatgaaaaaattttctttctcaattcttgtttttttatatataagaacCTTGTCAATTcctattttcaataatttgtaGTTCAATTATCTCTTCTTATTCtatactatttttttttttttcctaaTATAACCACCCAATTTACATATTCACAATGGCTGAAATTACTTTaggtaaatatttattcGAAAGATTAGCTCAAGTCGATGTCAAAACCATCTTCGGTTTACCAGGTGACTTCAACTTATCCTTATTAGATAAGATCTACGAAGTCCCAGGTATGAGATGGGCCGGTAACGCTAACGAATTAAACGCTGCTTACGCTGCTGATGGTTACGCTAGAATCAAGGGTATGTCTTGTATCATCACCACTTTCGGTGTCGGTGAATTATCCGCTTTAAACGGTATTGCCGGTTCTTACGCTGAACACGTCGGTGTCTTACATGTTGTTGGTGTCCCATCCATCTCTTCCCAAGCTAAGcaattattattacatCACACCTTAGGTAACGGTGACTTCACTGTCTTCCACAGAATGTCCGCCAACATCTCTGAAACTACCGCTATGGTCACTGACATTGCCACTGCTCCAGCTGAAATTGACAGATGTATCAGAACTACTTACGTCACCCAAAGACCAGTTTACTTAGGTTTACCAGCTAACTTAGTCGACTTAAAGGTCCCAGCTAAGTTATTAGAAACCCCAATTGACTTATCTTTGAAACCAAATGACGCTGAAGCTGAAAAGGAAGTCGTTGACACCATCTTATCTTTAATCAAGGATGCTAAGAACCCAGTTATCTTATCTGATGCTTGTGCTTCCAGACACGATGTTAAGGCTGAAACTAAGCAATTAATTGACGCCACTCAATTCCCAGCTTTCACCACCCCAATGGGTAAGGGTTCCATCGATGAACAACACCCAAGATTCGGTGGTGTTTACGTCGGTACTTTATCCAGACCAGAAGTTAAGGAAGCCGTTGAATCTGCTGACTTAATCTTATCTGTCGGTGCTTTATTATCCGATTTCAACACTGGTTCTTTCTCTTACTCTTACAAGACCAAGAACATTATCGAATTCCACTCTGACTACACCAAGATCAGGAACGCTACCTTCCCAGGTGTCCAAATGAAATTCGTcttaagaaaattattagcCTCTGTTGCTGACGCTGCCAAGGGTTACAAGCCAGTTGCTGTCCCAGCTAGAGTCCCAGAAAACAAGGCCTGCGACCCATCTACTCCATTAGCTCAAGAATGGATGTGGAACCAATGTGCTAAGTTCTTCCAAGAAGGTGATGTTATCATCACTGAAACCGGTACTTCTGCTTTCGGTATCAACCAATCCTTATTCCCAAACAACTCTGTCGGTATTTCTCAAGTCTTATGGGGTTCTATTGGTTTCACCGGTGGTGCTGTCTTAGGTGCTGCTTTCGCCGCTGAAGAAATCGATCCAAAGAAGAGAGTTATCTTATTCATTGGTGACGGTTCTTTACAATTAACTGTCCAAGAAATCTCCACCATGATCAGATGGAACTTGAAGCCATACTTATTCGTCTTAAACAACGACGGTTACaccattgaaagattaatTCACGGTGAAAAGGCTGGTTACAATGACATTCAAAACTGGAAGCACTTAATGTTATTAGAAACCTTCGGTGCTAAGGACTACGAAAACCACAGAGTCGCTACTACCGGTGAATGGGATGCTTTAATGGGTGACAAGGAATTCAACAAGAACTCCAGAATCAGAATGATCGAAGTTATGTTACCAGTTATGGATGCTCCATCTAACTTAGTCCAACAAGCTAAGATCACTGCTGCTACTAACGCTAAGCAAGATTAAACTATTTTAACTTCTGATTGTTAAAGTTGTTTTCTCTTTTATAGATTATGTAGTTTAAAATCTTTTATAATTTAAAGAATATGTTTACGTAAATTACGTTTCTGTTACAACTTATTTGCTGTTAAGGTTGAAAGGGAGGATTACTCAATTACATATACATTTATTCAATGAGGAAATATTGGTGGTTACAATTCTTACGTGAGGGACCGGTGGGGAAAATGAAGTGTTTCTATATGAGACAAAGGGCAGCTGTCGTATTAATATACTTTCAGCTCTACgtataaaaaaaatctccGCGACGGGGAATTGAACCCCGATCTGGCACGCGACAAGCGCCCATTCTCACCATTAAACTATCGCggattttgaagaagaaagagagcaCTCACGCTGGGGGTCGAACCCAGAATCTTCTGATTAGAAGTCAGACGCGTTGCCATTACGCCACGCGAGCTCAATTTCTGATTTTTGTTGAGACAGAAAGACCACCATACCAATATGGATATGCAAGTGGTCTCATCTTCTGTTCATATTGTGTCTCATCATTTACCAATCTATAATATTCTCGTCCAACAATATGttgctggaaatggcaatataccgacatttcaatgttttgatagttagcatgacaaatttagaatgttacagaagatatgaacaataattatggtgtgataaacacgacaATGTATTGACACGAACCATATATGgcgtgataaacacgaatacatattatcatgcaataattatggtacGATAATTATGACAACGTATTGGCTCATAACTCTAGAACATGATAATTGgcataaatcaaaatgtgttggaaaaggtataaatactcaggtgaacactgaagtttgatcaacGTTTGTGTCActtcatattattttttattatgattatgttttatatataaccagtgCATTAGTTGGTATAAccactgattaataagaattattttaattattttgctgacatccacaacatgaacaatattaaagaaaataatataaaggaatcatcctctgatcttccttcaCGTCATATGTGTGTAGTATTATAGACCCAGTATACTCTCGTTCTAACAAGTCGCAAAGCaatttttctatatttctttttcacGTATCGTGAGATGATGTTGGGACGTATTTCAGGCAAAACTACTTTTTGTCTTCGTGTCCTGTTCCATCAAATGAAGCATAGTACCAACTACCGAATCCTGCTACCATCCGGACACTTGTCATCCTTTCCCCACAAATAACTGCATTGTTACTTAGAGGGCAATGTTGTATAAGCTAATGTGACCCATCTTCAAGTGGTGTCCCTCGAGCATTGTCTTCTCTTCAGAAATCAACTTATTTTCTGGATAAGTTAAGCAATTTCGGATTTTCCTGCGGAGGCACCCTCGTCATTTCACCACTTTCGCACAGAAATTCCCGTACTCCGCACTTCTTTTCGAGAAATTGATCTGCAGTTGCAACAGATCAATATGAACATTAGCGAAACCGAaccttgaaaaattctcaAGAGACTTGGGACATGCCATCATAGAAGCTTTTAAGATGAGTTGTTGAGGCCCCGCTTGTACAACTCAGTGGGTCCAACTGTTCTATTCCCGCAATATGAGGATAGTACATTGTACACAtacaatatcaaaaaatgtatTATAAATATGCTAGATAGTATGACGAACTTGGgataattcttttaatcTCTCTTTTGTTACAATACTACAACAAACAAACAACAATAAACTAAAATATGATAACAAACAATATTTCTAAATCTCATTCAGCGCCAGACTCCGTTCATTCGGTTCCTTCAAATGGAAAAGATGAAAACATGGTCTTGGAAGTTGGTGCTTCTGAACAAAACGTACCCGTTGAAATTCCCAAGAAGCCAGCTTCTGCTTACATTACCGTTGTCATAATTTGTCTAATGGTTGCATTTGGTGGTTTTGTCTTCGGTTGGGATACTGGTACCATTTCCGGGTTTTTAGCTCAGACTGACTTCTTAAGAAGATTCGGTGAATTACAAGCTGATGGAACTTACGCTTTCTCCAACATTAGAACTGGTCTTGTTGTCTCCATTTTCTGTCTCGGCTGCGCAATCGGTGGTATTCTCTTCTCTAAATTAGGTGACACTTACGGTCGTAGAATTGCTTTGGTTATTGTCACCCTCGTCTATATGGTTGGTATTGTCATTTGTATCTCAGCTAATTCAAAATGGTATCAATATGCCATCGGAAGAGTCTTTGCTGGTTTGGGTGTTGGCGGTATTGCTGTTTACTCCCCACTATTAATTTCTGAAGCCTCTCCAAAACATTTAAGAGGTACTTTAGTCTCATGCTACCAATTGATGATTACTGCCGGTATCTTTGTCGGTTACATCTTAAACTACATTACTAAATCAACCTTAACCAACTCGTTACAATGGAGACTCCCATTAGGTCTAGGTTTCCTCTGGGCTATCTTAATGATTGTTGCTATGTTCTTTGTTCCAGAATCTCCACGTTACTTAATTGAAGTCGGCAAGATTGAAGAAGCCAGACGTTCTGTCGCAAGATCTAACAAGATCGACGTCGAAGACCCTGCTGTTACTGTCGAAGTTGAATTCTTATCCGCTGCTGTCGAAGCTGAAAGAGCTGCCGGTAGTGCTTCTTGGGGTGAATTATTTTCTACCAACGGTAAGGTTCTACAACGTTTAATTATGGGTATTTGTGTCCAATCATTGCAACAATTAACCGGTGCTAACTACTTCTTCTACTATGGTACTACTATTTTCAAGTCTATTGGTTTAGAAGATTCTTTCCAAACTTCTATCATTATCGGTGTTGTTAATTTTGCCTCTACTTTCGTGGGTATCTACTTCGTTGAAAGATTCGGCCGTCGTAGATGTCTATTATGGGGTGCTGCTGTTATGACTGTCTGTTTCGCAATTTATGGTGCTATTGGTGTCAAAGCCTTATATCCAAATGGTGAAAGTCAACCATCCTCCAAATCAGCTGGTAACGTCATGATTGTCTTTACTTGTTTCTACATCTTCTCATTTGCTACCACATGGGCTCCAATTGCATTCGTAATCGTTGCTGAAACTTTCCCATTAAGAGTCAAGGCCAAGGGTATGGCTGTATCAGTTGGTGCTAACTGGACATGGAATTTCTTGATTGGTTTCTTCACCCCATTCATCACTGGCGCCATTAACTTCTACTATGGTTTCGTCTTCATGGGCTGTTTGATCGTTGCTTGGGTCTacgtcttcttcttcgttcCAGAAACCAAAGGTCTATCTCTAGAAGAAGTTAACACCATGTGGGAAGAAGGTGTATTACCATGGAAATCAGCTAACTGGGTCCCACCAGCAAGAAGAGATGCCGATTACAACGTTCAAGATTTCGTAAAGAATTAATAACGACTCTCATATTACtaatgatttcttttttatataatatacaCGACAGGAAATGAAATGCAATATATATTCCGTAACTAAATAAATTCatgatttgattcaatatttAACAGTACCTGAAAAATGTCACATCCAAGGCTGTCAGACATATCGACCTAGCACAGCCATATAGATAACTACGAGACCCATCAAGTAACTAAAAACAAGTTGACCATTTTTTCTAATGTATGGTTATAACATAACTGAGTCATTCGACCAGCATGTTCACCACTATACATTTTGCAACGCAAGTACTAGTATATCGAAAGTAACGAAGGAGAAAAAAACCCTTGCTATTTATTTGTAATGGATATACATAGTTTAACGTATGTACATACTTGAGTGATCATTTCGACTATAAAATAGTAACGGTTATTAACGCCCTTTATGACGAAATGCTGTTGAGGTATTATTTAAACAGCAAAGCTTTCTGCGTGAAAACGCAAGCCCCCGTCAGTTGCCCATCGTCCTGTACTTTCAACCAAACTTTGCGGTCCAGCGGCTACGACCCACACCTCTGACAGTCTGCTAATATGTGAGTCTGAGCCACTTGAATCAATATCTCCGTTGCAAAGACTATTAGGAGTTATAGGCCCTGGACATTCAGTTTCTAAGCACCAAGCGTAATGCTCATTATTTAAAGTTGGTCTCCCATAAAAGACCTTCACTCCCGACGGAATCTTAATCTTGGAATCAATTGGACACGATAATTTTGGGGAGGCTTCTTCATCCTGAGTAATCGATAAACTAGCAGGTGACAAATTCGTAGAAGGAGCATCTATAACAACAGGGTCTCTAAACGCACTCTCGGAAGGAAATTTCAGATCAGACTTATCACcatttccatttttaaaagattttttattttttggtgTATAGGTACCtgtaaaatcaatttcatcatgACTACTCGACGTTATTGCATTCATTGAACCgaaatttctctttgtaTTTGGTTGGTCATTGCCTGTTCtcaaaagagaaatattCTCTGCTAAAGTCCCTTGTTCTTCTGTCTCTCTTTCAGATTCTTCCGAATAATCTAAATCAATATCTTGTTCCTCAACTTCCTGTCCACTAATGTAGACTTCTAATCCTTCCGAATTATGTTTGAAGTATTGTAAAAGTTTCAAGTCTCTATAGTCTCTACAGACCCAAATTAACCTCACATTTACACCATTAAATTTTAAGATCCTTAACAGTGGCAGACCAAATGCGATGGCAGAACCTCCAACACAGATTAAAACCCTTCTTGCATTGATTATGTACGTCATAGGAGATGGTATAGCAGCAAGCGACGCACGTCTAATGCGCCAAGAGTGTGATACTGTTGGTTTAGTAATGAAGTTTAGTATAGGTTCGTACGAGCCCGTGATATAATAGGTAGATCCATTTCTTAGGGGAAATCTACCATTCCGAATGATTAACCTAGCTGTTTCATCTGTTGGTAGGCTAGCCAAAGTAAATGGATGCTGTAGTCGAATAAGATTAGATATCCATCGTTTTATAAAGTTTCCATGACATATATTGACCCGTACATGACATGAGGGCAAGATAGGCTTTCTAACCAGATCCTTTGTTGGAAACTCGACGACGGTAAGATTAGGTGACAAAGGAATGACAATAAACTTTGTCAAACTTGTATGGTATGCTCTATATGCAATTTGGTAAACTAAAATACAACAATTCAATGTGGTGTAATATGGAATCCCAGGTCTAGCGTGGAAATGCAGCAAAAATACAGTAGACCATGTACAGATATAGTGAACGTAGTAGAACAATCGAAAGTTTAGTCTTCTTACTTTCCAAATAGAAGTAATACCAATCAGTGCAAACAGTACCATAGCCAAAACACCATAAAGG from Kazachstania africana CBS 2517 chromosome 5, complete genome includes:
- the STU2 gene encoding Stu2p (similar to Saccharomyces cerevisiae STU2 (YLR045C); ancestral locus Anc_5.123) translates to MSGSNNDNDVDFDKLPLDERLSHKSWKGRLNGYQELSKSFSLDESMAKEKEIKRFWNDPTIFNKFITDSNVVAQEQAVVALESLIELFKPLTVHVDNKSSNHLNNWIPLLIEKGLGSSRPTTKTKSLNCILLLCSLDNTIDNTIDLILPFLEKKIPKLLSSVLNCLSTIIKSFDISNCLNNNFLQKILLPLPRLAGHADKNVRSETMNLILQIFIKTGKDKNMLSDLLLVDLKPIQQRDLDKLFNKEIENPTSVENNSIPFESKRRQAIALQMENELNQLPVDKDGDTLMDMNNEPEPRPSIDPFTLLPEETILNQLPEDFENRIKSVKWKDRVDALEEFYNNCLAKVKRISTKDNYNHLLRLYSNIIEKDANLQAVLISSQSIEIILEKLGPQNVPKDYILTIFKALLFRIKEKKPNVIESLRQTLLLCCKIHNPLIIENEDLLDDILENMKHKIPQVRSESTLLFNSILQNNSIPNKQILIKRVNVADSKENLITIVTKIVNDTQQSIRTLGFYCFAILIKILGYKYFSDSLGKIDHQKRKKIEDLINGDEIKIKDNNNNNNNNNNNNNGILSNNPQVTKIIPSKRIASSPLRKMNGIPTNNHRQLTSSDKILNNLNENVVSARDGKRFLKLPKPELESKKIASNNGGDNTNNNENLILRQEYELIKAENDKLQKQLIELNNENEEIKLNNNKLNDKVISFEEKIKKLDLNVNLLRDEINNKDLNLKNNSFEISKLNDKIKLLENENEKLLKRVNNNEDVVNVGGVYSSDDDLQRKVKSLKINANSSPSASPMLSSTTGILSDSNNDDNEESWKRAAEVTKILKARIEKMRSRNGK
- the MDE1 gene encoding methylthioribulose 1-phosphate dehydratase MDE1 (similar to Saccharomyces cerevisiae YJR024C; ancestral locus Anc_5.129), with protein sequence MSETDFNAVASQICALSKQFYEKNWCCGSAGGLSIKDDDKIYITPSGVQKELMRPNEICVMENDEFTHIPAGLKPSDCTPLFKACYDKTAKIKAVIHTHSINAILISLLYDKVFEISNIEQIKALPVDLQFNKNLKFSETLKIPIIENKDFEHQLYDDLVETMEEYPDACAVIVRRHGLFVWGPTIEKTKIYNESIDYLMEVSMKMYKLGIPSNIALGEEKNYIKPLLL
- the PDC1 gene encoding indolepyruvate decarboxylase 1 (similar to Saccharomyces cerevisiae PDC1 (YLR044C); ancestral locus Anc_5.122) translates to MAEITLGKYLFERLAQVDVKTIFGLPGDFNLSLLDKIYEVPGMRWAGNANELNAAYAADGYARIKGMSCIITTFGVGELSALNGIAGSYAEHVGVLHVVGVPSISSQAKQLLLHHTLGNGDFTVFHRMSANISETTAMVTDIATAPAEIDRCIRTTYVTQRPVYLGLPANLVDLKVPAKLLETPIDLSLKPNDAEAEKEVVDTILSLIKDAKNPVILSDACASRHDVKAETKQLIDATQFPAFTTPMGKGSIDEQHPRFGGVYVGTLSRPEVKEAVESADLILSVGALLSDFNTGSFSYSYKTKNIIEFHSDYTKIRNATFPGVQMKFVLRKLLASVADAAKGYKPVAVPARVPENKACDPSTPLAQEWMWNQCAKFFQEGDVIITETGTSAFGINQSLFPNNSVGISQVLWGSIGFTGGAVLGAAFAAEEIDPKKRVILFIGDGSLQLTVQEISTMIRWNLKPYLFVLNNDGYTIERLIHGEKAGYNDIQNWKHLMLLETFGAKDYENHRVATTGEWDALMGDKEFNKNSRIRMIEVMLPVMDAPSNLVQQAKITAATNAKQD
- the LSM8 gene encoding U4/U6-U5 snRNP complex subunit LSM8 (similar to Saccharomyces cerevisiae LSM8 (YJR022W); ancestral locus Anc_5.130); translation: MSPLLKEYLNKKVVIVTTEGQCVIGTLEGFDKSTNLLLSSVYERFAKPEDITSQVQILRGSEVVLCGLYDDKADLFGGTGGNVPSLKDTKNKVKDEHLIWFKVGRSK
- the KAFR0E02030 gene encoding sugar porter family MFS transporter: MITNNISKSHSAPDSVHSVPSNGKDENMVLEVGASEQNVPVEIPKKPASAYITVVIICLMVAFGGFVFGWDTGTISGFLAQTDFLRRFGELQADGTYAFSNIRTGLVVSIFCLGCAIGGILFSKLGDTYGRRIALVIVTLVYMVGIVICISANSKWYQYAIGRVFAGLGVGGIAVYSPLLISEASPKHLRGTLVSCYQLMITAGIFVGYILNYITKSTLTNSLQWRLPLGLGFLWAILMIVAMFFVPESPRYLIEVGKIEEARRSVARSNKIDVEDPAVTVEVEFLSAAVEAERAAGSASWGELFSTNGKVLQRLIMGICVQSLQQLTGANYFFYYGTTIFKSIGLEDSFQTSIIIGVVNFASTFVGIYFVERFGRRRCLLWGAAVMTVCFAIYGAIGVKALYPNGESQPSSKSAGNVMIVFTCFYIFSFATTWAPIAFVIVAETFPLRVKAKGMAVSVGANWTWNFLIGFFTPFITGAINFYYGFVFMGCLIVAWVYVFFFVPETKGLSLEEVNTMWEEGVLPWKSANWVPPARRDADYNVQDFVKN